The sequence below is a genomic window from Sorangiineae bacterium MSr12523.
ATTTGAGCATCGCCGGCTCGGCGACCAACGCGACGAAGTGGAACTTCCGCGTCTCGCCGGAAGTGGCCATGGCCCGCCTGTACAACGAGCACTTCGGGCAGCAGCTCGCCGACGGTGCCGTGAAAGATACCGGGCCCGTTCACGGTGGGGAATTGCGTGGCTTGAAAGTGGCCACGGTCAAAGACGCACCGAACGTGCTCCAGGCGACGAGCAAGCGCATTCTGTTCCCCGACAAGTACGGGCTAACACCTGCATACTACATGGAGTTCTTCGCCCGCGCTCCCCAGTCGAACGAGAACGAGGCCTTCGGCTACGCGGTTAGCGCAAAAGACGGGCACGTGCTCTACAAGACGTCCCTGACGCAATACGAGAAATTCAAATACCGTGTTTGGGCCGAGACGGATCAGGACAACATCCCCAAGGATGGCCCGTACAAAGACTTCACGCCGCACCCGGCCGGTGCCCCGCGCGCGACGCCGCTGGAGTTCGATACGGCGCCGAACCTGATCGAGATCGATGGGTTCAACAAGAACCGTGACCCGTGGCTGACCGCGGACAAGGTGGAGACGAATGGCAACAACGTCGACGCGTACAGCGACCGAACGGACACGCACAAAGCCGATGACGCGGGCAACATCGTAGGCGACGGCTTTGGGCCGGGCGATCTTCGCGCCAACACCACCGCCGACAAGACCTTCGACCGCACGTACAACACGGCGCAGGAGCCCGGCATCACCCCGGATCAGATCAAAGCGGCGGTGACGCAGATCTTCTACGACGTCAACTGGATGCACGACTACTGGTACGACTCCGGTTTCGACGAGGTCTCCAAGGTTGCGCAGGCGAGCAACTACGGCCGCGGCGGCATGGAAGGCGATGTGCTCCATGCGGAGGCGCAGGACGGCGCCGATCATGGCCAGGGCAACAATGCGAACATGTCGACGCCCGCGGACGGTACGTCGCCGCGCATGCAGATGTTTTTGTGGTCGCCGTTGCCGAACAATCGCAGCATCACGACCACGCCGCCGGTGACCTTTACGGACTGGATCGGCAGCGCGGTCTTCGGTCCGCAGACGTTCGACGTGACGGGCCCCGTGACCTTTGCCAATCCCGCCGATGGTTGCACGGCGCTTCCGGTGATGACCGGTCGAATTGCGGTCATCAATCGCGGTACGTGCAACTTCACGGTAAAGGCAAAGAATGCGCAGGATGCCGGCGCAACGGCGGTCATCCTCATCAACAATGCGGCCGGAAATGCCGCGCCGAACCCCGGTGTTCCGGATCCGAGCATCACGATTCCATTGCTCGGATTGAGCCTCGAAGACGGGGCCAAATTCAGGGCAGCGAATCCCACGACGGTGACATTGCACAAGGGAACCGAGGTTCCGAAGCACGATGGAACCATCGACAACACCGTCGTGGCGCACGAGTGGGGCCATTACTTGCACCATCGCCTCGTCGATTGCGGGTCCAAATCCTGTGGCGGTATGAGCGAAGGTTGGGCGGATTTCAATGCGCTCTTCATGGTGGTGCGCGAGTCCGATCTTCCGCTGGATGACAAAGCGTTTCCGCTCTCCCAATATGCGGGGGCCGGTTTGCTTCAGCGTTCACCGTACTTTGGAATTCGCCGTGCGCCGTATTCGACGGACAAGTTGAAGAATCCATTTACGTTCCAACACGTTCAGCAGAGCGCCAAGTTGCCGACGGGGGTTCCGCTCGCCCCTGGCTCGGCGGATATGAGCGAAGTGCACAACGTTGGTGAGATTTGGGCGAATACCCTTTTCGAGGGGTACGTCAACATGCAGAACGTTGGCAAGACGGCCGGGCGCAGCTTCAAGGACATCAAGCGCCGGATGGCCGATTACATCGTGGCCGGTATGAAGGCGACGCCCGTGGAGCCGACCTTCCTGGAACAACGGGATGCCCTTCTGGGTGCGGTTTGGGCCATGCAGGATCGGCGGGATGACTTCAACGCGCTCGCGCAGGGCTTCGCGAAGCGGGGCATGGGCGTTGGAGCGATCTCGCCCGGCATCGCGGCGGACACGAACGAGGATGGGCTCGAGGGCGTGGTGGAGAGCTTCGCGTCCGACAAGGGCGAAATCGTGGTGACGGAGGCGCAGGTCGAAGAGGTGGATGCGACTTCGTGCGACCACGACGGCGTTCTCGATGCCGGCGAGACCGGGCAGGTGACCATCAAGCTGCGCAACATCGGCTGGGTGGAGCTCAAAGACACGACCGTGAAGGTGACCTCGAGCAACTCGAGCATCAC
It includes:
- a CDS encoding M36 family metallopeptidase, whose translation is MCAKESPTDSSAAPSGDADEESARAALAATPLGQVISRNANGNARVIQGGLSDDRPTLSVNAETAARVHLLRHAEPLGLNENAVRGAAVTASHPIGGGASIVQFEQRIDGLEVFRARATVVVDATKNLVTLGSNLSIAGSATNATKWNFRVSPEVAMARLYNEHFGQQLADGAVKDTGPVHGGELRGLKVATVKDAPNVLQATSKRILFPDKYGLTPAYYMEFFARAPQSNENEAFGYAVSAKDGHVLYKTSLTQYEKFKYRVWAETDQDNIPKDGPYKDFTPHPAGAPRATPLEFDTAPNLIEIDGFNKNRDPWLTADKVETNGNNVDAYSDRTDTHKADDAGNIVGDGFGPGDLRANTTADKTFDRTYNTAQEPGITPDQIKAAVTQIFYDVNWMHDYWYDSGFDEVSKVAQASNYGRGGMEGDVLHAEAQDGADHGQGNNANMSTPADGTSPRMQMFLWSPLPNNRSITTTPPVTFTDWIGSAVFGPQTFDVTGPVTFANPADGCTALPVMTGRIAVINRGTCNFTVKAKNAQDAGATAVILINNAAGNAAPNPGVPDPSITIPLLGLSLEDGAKFRAANPTTVTLHKGTEVPKHDGTIDNTVVAHEWGHYLHHRLVDCGSKSCGGMSEGWADFNALFMVVRESDLPLDDKAFPLSQYAGAGLLQRSPYFGIRRAPYSTDKLKNPFTFQHVQQSAKLPTGVPLAPGSADMSEVHNVGEIWANTLFEGYVNMQNVGKTAGRSFKDIKRRMADYIVAGMKATPVEPTFLEQRDALLGAVWAMQDRRDDFNALAQGFAKRGMGVGAISPGIAADTNEDGLEGVVESFASDKGEIVVTEAQVEEVDATSCDHDGVLDAGETGQVTIKLRNIGWVELKDTTVKVTSSNSSITFGDGGQGTVASLNPYGVATIKIPVTIAKEATFRGLQPIQLTLSSAAAVHPSMAQTIQTTVNFDDAPKTAMADDVESNGAPAWTMTHGTTDLKAWSRRADGPNHVWHGNDTGTSGDESLVSPDLTVGNDDFTISFKHRYVFEYGFDDDNAPVFFDGAVLEVSEDNGTTWKDVTTYGVDPKYLAPIAASDVNPLSLRPAWVARDTYPNYDAVSLNFGKKLAGKTVKVRFRIGTDPGAGAGGWDLDDIAFTGLTNKPFSSMGANSGECKAAGGGGDGGLQGVPTRFTNPDESCSVTGVGSTTRNLSGVGLFAGLMLLLRRRRNR